The genomic stretch TGGCTTCGCCTCCTTCTTGGTGAGCAAGTACTTAAGCGCTGCATGATCAGAATAGACAATTACTTTAGTGCCAAGTAAGTATGaacagaatttttctaaagcaaaaactaTAGCTAAAAGTTCTTTTTCCGTTGTTGAATAATTGCACTGAGTACTGTCCAAAGTTCTTGAAGCATAATAAATGACGTGAGACGCTCTCCCATTTTTTTGGCCAAGTACAGTACCAACAGTATAATTACTTGCATCACACATGATTTCGAAAGGTAAACTCCAATTTGGCGGCTGGACAACTGGTGCTGAGGTCAGTGATTCCTTGAGTGCATCAAAAGCAACTTTACAGGATTCATCAAAATTAAACTCTACATCCTTTTGAAGTATTTGGCACAGAGGATgagatattttaaaaaaatccctAATAAGCGTCGGTAGAAACCTGCATGATCAAGAAAAGAACGAACTTCCCTCGCACTTGCAGGGTAATGTAAGCACTTAATGACTTCTACCTTAGCTTTATCTGCTTCAATTCCTTTAGAGGACACCACATGTCCCAAAATTATGCGTTGATctaccataaaatgacatttctcATAGTTTAAAACAAGATTTGTCTCGATGCACCGTTCAAGTATCTTAGTGAGGTTAGCGAGACATGCATCAAAAGAATCACCATAGACtgtaaaatcatccatgaacaCTTCTATAATGTTTTCTACAAAGTCAGAAAATATACTAACCATACACCTCTAAAATGTAGCGGGGGCATTGCAAAGACCGAAGGGCATTTGTCGATATGCAAATGTACCAAATGGACAAGTGAAAGTAGTTTTCACTTGGTCCTCAGGTGCTACCGGAATTTGAAGAaaacctgaaaaaccatcaaggcAACAATAGTGAGATTTTCCTGCCAATCTTTCCAGCATTTGATCAATAAAGGGTCGTGGAAAATGGTCCTTTCGAGTTAAGGCATTCAATTTTCTGAAATCTGTGCAAACTCGCCATCCGTTTTGAACCCGGATGGGCATCAACTCGCCATTTGGATTTTCAACAATAGTTATTCCCGTCTTTTTGGGGACCACTAGTATAGGACTTACCCACCTACTATCCGAAATTGGATAAATTATACCTGCAtcaagaagttttaaaacttctttcttTACTACCTCCATCATTGGTGGGTTTAGGTTACGTTGGGCCTATCTTGAACGTTTAGCGTCTTCTTCCAATAAGATTCTATGCATGCAAGTGGCTGGACTTAGTCTTTTGATATCCGCTAAAGTCCATTCTATTGCCTCCTTGTGATCTTTTAGCACCCAAatgagtttttcttcttttggagCGGTTAACTTGCAAGAAATAATCACTGGAAGTGTGTCTCCTTCCCCGAGGAATGCGTATTTTAGATGATTAGGTAATTGCTTCAATTCTAACTTCAGGGCTTGTACAATAGATGGTAAAAGTTTTGAATGTGACTATGACAATTCAACACAAGGCACTTCATACCTTACAGGTTTAAGAGAATCTAATTCAAAAATAGTTTTTTGCAATTCAAGTGAAATGTCAAACTTCCCTCTCATCTCTTGAATATACTCCCGATCAAGGCCACGAGTAAGAGCAACTTTCAAAGCATCATCATCCGTTAGTTCAAAAGTGTGCTACATCAAAGAGTTAATTACATCTATAACAAAGACTGAATGAGATTCATTAGGATATTTCACGGCgtcataaatattaaattttataatATCGCCATCAAACTCCATAGTCAGTGTTCCAGAATAGACATCAATTTTGGTCCTAGAAGTTCTCAAAAATGGTCTTCCTAATAAAATTGGGGGTGAATTAGCAGAATTATCTTCCTCCATGTCAAGCACATAAAAGTCTGCAGGAAAAACCAATTTGTCTACTTGAACCAATATGTCTTCCAAAACCCCATCAGGATAAGCATTTGACCTATCAATAAGTTGAATTATTATACCTGTCTCTTTTAAAGGCCCGAGATTCAGCATGTTATAAATAGAACAAGGCATAACATTTATGGAAGCACCCAAATCCAACATTGCTTTCTCAATCCTAATATTTCCAATGTTGCAAGGaacagtaaacatacctgggtcctTACATTTTGGAGGTAACTTTCTCTAAAGCACTACTGAGATATTCTCCCCCAGATGAACTTTTTCATTTCCCTTCAATTTTTTCTTAGTAGTGCATAATTCTTTAAGAAACTTTGCATATCTAGGGATTTGCTTAATTGCATCTAAAAGGGGAATATTTACCTCAACCTTGCGAAAAGTTTCTAGAATCTCTTGCTCCTGCTCCTCTTTCTTTGATTTAGCAAATCGACTAAAAAATGGAAGAGGAGGTATTACCACTACTGGCGGGTCATCTTGGGAATTTTGTTGTGGCCTATCTTTAGGTTTGGGTTCCACTTCTTCTTTCTCAATAGCCTCCTCAATGGCCTGCTCAGAAATTCTCTTACTGGGTTCTAGCAACTCTTTGTCATTCCTCAATGTAATGGCACTTGCCTTTTGTTTTGGATTGATAATAGTTTGTGAGGCAAATTTCCTGAACCTTGAGACTCCCATCGATTAAATGCAGATACTAGTTGGCTCACTTGAttctccaaattttgaatactAGCTCtcgtctcctgttgaaattgttgTGCATTAGTAGCTAACGATTTAACAATTTCTTCAAGTGATGTACCTAATTTTGAAACCGGTTGCTGTTGTGAATTTGCAAGCCTAGGCTAATATTGTTGTTGGTGAAATCCCCGTGGCCTTAGGGCATAACTGAAATTTGGGTGATCCTTCCACCATAGATCGTAGGTGTTTGAATAAGGATCATAGCGCCTTTGAGGTAGGCCAGGAAATCCGCCAACTGCATTCACATATTCATTTGGATCATCTTGTAGTGTGGGACACATATCAGTCTGATGGCTAGAAGCATAGCAAATTCCACATGTTTTGGCTTGCTGAACCTGTCCTACAACTAACTTTTCCACTAAAGAGGTTAGAGAATCTAATCGCTGTTCAATAGAGGAAATACTCACCTCACTGACTTTTCTAGAAGCATAATCCTGTCGCTGACCAAATTGTTGACCATTGGCTGCCatatttgaaattatccttCTCGCTTCTGTTGGCGTTTTATTTACCAATGCTCCTCGAATGGCTGCATCAATGATTTTCCTGTTTGTTGCTGATAATCCCTCGTAAAAATGTTGAATGAGAAGTTGATCAGGGATTTGATAGTGAGGACATCTTGCATATAACTGTTTGAACCTTTCCCAATACTCGTGCAATGTCTCTCCATTAAATTGTCTAATCCCACAGATATCTTTCCTAATGCTTGCAGCTCGGGAAGCAGgaaaaaatttctcaagaaattGCTGCTTCATATCAGTCCACGTGGTAATTGATCCAGAGGGCAAATAATAGAGCCAATCCTTAGCTTTGTCGGCTAAAGAAAATGGAAATGCTCTTAATTTTATTTGCTCCTCTGTGACTCCTTGGGGCTTCATGGTTGAGCATGCCACATGAAATTCCTTGAGGTGTTTGTGAGGATCTTTACCTGCAAGTCCACGAAAAGAAGGAAGTAAGTGAATTAATCCAGATTTCAATTCGAATGGTACTTCTAAAACAGGATATGTTATGCAAAGAAGTTGCTGATTTAAATCTGGTGTAGCTAGCTCTCTCAAGGTTCTCTCGTCCACCATGGTTTCAATCTCCTCTTCAAATTCACTAGAAGGTTCAACCAAGTTAGATGACCTTACTTgttgtttagttttctttttcagtATACGTTCTGTCTTCTCAATCTCAGGATCGTATTGCAACTCACCTATACGAGAAGATcgaggcataaactagcaaccgaataaaaaaaataaaaataaaaatcaaagaaaataaatcaataaGGCACCAATCCCAGGCAATGGCGCCAAAATTTATTGGcttgtcaaaccagcaaaaataaaagttccTACTCTAATAACATGGATTTGAGTGtggcggtgagtagggtcgtatccacagggactgggtgatttatttctttgtgaaaaATGGGAGATTAGGAgaaattaactaaataactcacttgaataaaaataaagatagtatcacaaaattaaataaaagtaaaccAAGAATAGGCAATACTCTAGTCGAAGGTCTAATTTCCACTTTGGTTCAtttaattgatcatcgatgcaaaggtgaaatcacttattcataaataaactggttatggttgtcaacaagctctgacaacctgtctctccttactgtttcgataaccacaacacgCTCTGTGACTATTTTTCTTGCCAATTAAGCAATCCTAAAcaagctcttaggatttaacctattaaCAGCATTAATAAATAGAGAAGCTACCaattctaaccaacaaacacacaagtTCGGTTCATTTAAGTTCGATTATATATTCCCGTGACATAAATTCGAAAGCCTCTTTTACAATCAAATTATATCACTCGCCACAAATACTAAAACCATCAAATAATTAtggatttgatattttagatggCAATAGACTATTTCGCTAATTAAATATTGATCAGATATCTAACTATTGAAAATAGTCATAATCATGAATGAACAGAGAATATATAAATACTCATAAATAAATGAagcaaacaaatcaaattagatctcacagtatagtcgaaccaaagcttcaaTTAACCTTCaactagaaaagaaattagccgctcctcatgaTGGATTCGCGACCAAGACTAAGTAAtggttttcttattttttttgttttcgaagagggaaaaaggaaaaagaatcaGAGATAGAGCCCATGTCTGTTTTCTCCCCTATTAATAAGGATGAGATCCCCTTTTCCTACAAGGACTCCTACTTAAGCTAAACTAACCAACCAAGACCTATCAATTGGTTTCCAAATAAATTACATTGAGTCATAGCCCCTCAAGATCTCCAATCCCGTGACAAATGTGTAAAACCATGGGATTCAACCGGCTTCTTGATCAATTGACAGATTGATCTCATGTCCTACGAACTCTTGATTGCCTTGTCAaataaggcgtgggcacgcttaacAGACTGGAGTCTACTGGACATAGATCTTTAGAAGTACCACTTCGCGTTTGACAAAGCGTGGGCACGCTTAACAAGACATCTTCTGGAAAGTCGACTTTTAATGCACCTTTTACTTCATTCTCACCAACAATTCCTAAAAACAacaccaaaattcaaatatgagtgaaataTATCGATTAACGCcatattttaacaaaataaaggggaaaatATTCACCAATTATATGCACAATTAGCCACTTAACAGTTATGTCTCACATTGGTTCGAGAAATGGAGAAAGAGTGGTTAATATATAAGTAATAGCTCAAGACAGCAATTTTTGATAGGGAAACACATCTCGAGAGAGTCCACCAAAGAGTCCAATATATAAATCAAAAACCCAACTCTGACCTAAAAGTTTAAGCTACTAGGTCTTGGGTTTTTATttacatattaaccgctctttctCCATCTTTCGGACCAATATGGGACATAAAActttactcatgaacctaacaGATTTGAGTAGTTGAAATCTTTCAATCTTTTATTGGTGACGAGCATCTTTTTTGTTATATTCTGGCTAAGATTTTGTGATGTCACGTTTGTACAGTGCAAAAAATGGATATGTCTTTCACTTAGCaactcgattttttttttttttttttggcttaacCGTCAGGTACAAATACACAGAACTTCAGAAGGGGATGTACCGGCTTGATCCAGGACTTCACCAACTGCAAGAGACACTGTAGATATATTAAAACAGCATGTGTAGACTCCAAATGTTAACCGTAGACACTAGCAATTTTTTATAGTCGGCATTGATTGCAAATTCTCTTTAAACTGAAGTGTTCAACCTATAATTTATACTCCGATCGCTGTGCCAGTGGTGCCACTTTCGGCCGCCATCACTTTCATTCACAAAATTTCACCGAAATTCAACTTCCCACTCAATTTTTTTATGTAGAATCCGATTTTGGaaattagtttttacaaaaaaattaataaaagtgGGTGAGAATAGAAAAAACACTGGTGGGTAAAGTATGTGAGAAATATATCAAGTTGTATCTTATCAGTTGTAGGTTGGAAGTTGAATCTAAACTATATAAAGAGTAATCTTAAATTTATCCTCACACTTTGGGTCTCGCAGCAATTTTCTTTGAGATCCCAATGCCATACTCATTGATTTAGTCGCATTCAAAAGTTTTGTTTTTGCCGTGTTTTAAGAGTCAAGCATAGCGATAATGTCTGGCAAATAAGAGCCTATTGAAATTGTACTTTTGGGAAGCTGTTCTATAAATAAAATACTATAGTATTTTTTAAGATTTAACATATGTGAGACaaagaaatgattgaaaaaatattttgaaaaatgccTCTCAAAACTCTACCTATCACTGATTCTAAATATTTGAGGAACCTTTCAAAATCATACAGCTAATACTATTGACTTTTAAAAGATCCCTTACAAATTCTATGCTCcccaattttttctatttttcaaatacttttctttattttttgcacaaactaaaatgaaaatcagattcTATGCGAAAACTGAGTAAGGAATTGAATTTTGATGAAATTCTATAATTGAAAGTGTTGGTGGCCGATGCTGCCACCACTAGCACTACGGCGGGAGGCAGCCATGGAATCTACATTCTTAGTTTGTTAAATAggacgaagaagaagaaatggtgaggtgcctttttccctttttccttttgatccttttgatttttttttctctaaagtTTGTGGGGCATAAGATGcccgtaatttttttttctaacaaatATATGAGCAGAAATGAGTTGAGGGATTAAAAATGTGTCATTTTCATTTGTATGAGatgaaaaaatattattttatatatgAGGGACCTAATAGGTACAAATCCAATGCGTGGAGGATTATttgtatgatttttttttttttaacatcaACAATGATTGGAGACCTTTTCTTTCCGGATGGTCA from Coffea eugenioides isolate CCC68of chromosome 8, Ceug_1.0, whole genome shotgun sequence encodes the following:
- the LOC113780567 gene encoding uncharacterized protein LOC113780567 is translated as MPRSSRIGELQYDPEIEKTERILKKKTKQQVRSSNLVEPSSEFEEEIETMVDERTLRELATPDLNQQLLCITYPVLEVPFELKSGLIHLLPSFRGLAGKDPHKHLKEFHVACSTMKPQGVTEEQIKLRAFPFSLADKAKDWLYYLPSGSITTWTDMKQQFLEKFFPASRAASIRKDICGIRQFNGETLHEYWERFKQLYARCPHYQIPDQLLIQHFYEGLSATNRKIIDAAIRGALVNKTPTEARRIISNMAANGQQFGQRQDYASRKVSEVSISSIEQRLDSLTSLVEKLVVGQVQQAKTCGICYASSHQTDMCPTLQDDPNEYVNAVGGFPGLPQRRYDPYSNTYDLWWKDHPNFSYALRPRGFHQQQY